Within Ovis aries strain OAR_USU_Benz2616 breed Rambouillet chromosome 11, ARS-UI_Ramb_v3.0, whole genome shotgun sequence, the genomic segment aagcgattTTAAATTTCAGGGCTGCATGAAATGTCATAGCTGCATTAAtctcaccatctccagtgatgtGGGAGCCCCacagaataaaatctgtcactgtttccactgttccgccaattatttgccacgaagtgatgagaccagataccatgatcttagttttctgaatgttgagctttaagccaacttttcacttttctctttcactttcaccaagagcctctttttcagttcttcttcactttctgccataagggtgatgttatctgcatgtctgaggttactgatatttctcccagcaatcttcatctaacccagcttttctcataatgtactctgcatacaagttaataagcagggtgacaatatacagctttggccTACTCTTTTcctcatttggaaccagtctgttgctccaaaTCCAGTTCCAACTTTTTCTTCCTGAtgtgcatacaaatttctcaagagtcaggtcataTGCCCTGGTAtccccatctgtttaagaatttttggTGAtgcacaaagtcaaaggctttgccatagtcaataaagcagaaatagatgtttttctggaactctcttgcttttgggATAATCcaatggttgttggcaatttgatctctggttcgtctacctcttctaaaaccaacttgaacatctggaatttcacggttcatgtaatgctgaagcctgacttggagaagtttgagcattactttactagcatgtgagatgagtgcaactgtacggtagtttgagcactctttggcattttttggcatttcctttcttttggattggaatgaaaatttaccttttccagtcctgtggcccctgctgagtttccaaatttgctggcatattgagtgcagcactttcacaacatcatcttttaggatttgaaatagctcaactggatatataaattcatttatatagcTCAGGGTATATATAAATGAAACCAAAACCTTGTCTTAGGGAGGATGGAATTTTCTTCTATCCTAATTTTGCTGGTCTAATTATTAAATTGGCATGAGACagactaacagaaaaaaaattaaagaatagcttaataacatgtatacatgtgCCAGCTACAAATTGGCAGTTGCCATTGACCCTTGCCAACTATCCacacaaggattaaatcatgtgcttttgcagctgctgattttcaacagCCCCTGAAAGGAGCAGAGGattggagagcagaaatgaaccACTCTGTCCTCTGCCTTGTACTGGGCAAGAGTGAACTCTTTAGTCTCCAAtaacttttctaaatatttcataaaattgaCTTTCGAAGTTTGCTAACATTGTGTTCCCCTCTTCCTTTCACAGTTTCTGTGCCTGAACTATACCAGTTGGTTTTCTCAGTGCTTGTCCTAAAGTTTTCCTCCCCTCTTTTCTAGTCCTCAGCCAGAATTTCTCTTTTTACATCACTCTATATATCAATGTatccctggaaaatgaaatggcaaaccactccagtattcttgcctggaaaaattccacagacagaggaatctggagggctatagtccatggggttgaaaagagttggccacaactgagctactgagcacatatATCGATGTATAACAGTTTGACTATAATTTCAATAGTATATTGTATACTTGACATTTGCTTAAAGTTAGATCTCAAGTCTTATcacagcaaaaattttaaaaagaaaatggtaactatTTAAGATCATTGAGTTACATGGTTTGATTATGATGAATATTTcacaatgtgtatatatatgtatatatcaaataACTAAATTGAACATGTTAAATATGTACAATTTTAATTATCaagtatacctcaataaatctgggaaaacaataaaatttgacaaaattaagACCAATATATTTTGAGAATTCCTTCAACTGTTCTTTTAAGAAAAGGCttgattagaaaataaattaattaattaatgacatcacatacaaaaaaaaaagaagaaaagtcttgACACATGGATTTTCTATgaacaaaataatttctttgtgtTCAATataggtttgctgctgctgctaagtctcttcagtcatgtccaactctgtgcgaccccatagatggcagcccaccaggctcccccatccctggaattctccaggcaagaacactggagtgggctgccatttccttctccaaccaatATTGGTTTATtgcatatataaagaaaatatcctTTACTATCgcctaaaaatgtaaatttagtgGTGctgcataaaaagaaaaaaaaataattcaattgtTCCTTATCACTTTCATATGGCCTAGATGGAAGTGGTGAAGGAGCTATCCTGATTATACCTGCCTCTAGGCACGGTGAATACTGGCCTAGAAAACCACTTTTCACTAAAACACATTTGGCGGggtggcggggcgggggaggagaTGATATTGCAAGCTGCTTATTTACCTTTTGTGTTTCCTACACATGCAGATCCATTGTTAAACCAATTAAAttactctctttctctttcatttatgcaATGAGCTGTAGGGTAAAGTTTATCTGAAGCTgatgatgaaaaaaaatatatatggattttAAGGAATTCTCCCACCTGATacattataataaaacatttgaaaGTTGGTTTTAATAGTCACTGGAGTTGAATTTCACCTCTACTTATTGAATTATTTCTATTTCaatgatctttatgatttccatACCAGGAATATAGATGCCATatgcaaaataatttattaatgagagtttctttctttcttttctttattttatttatttatttttttcatgaaatgggATTGTTTGAAAATACTCTTTTAGGAGGCTTTTAAAACCACCTTGGGTCTGTCTCCTTCGAACGTTCGGACAGCTGAGACACGGCTGAGGAGCTCGGGAAATTGGTGATGGAGGGGAGGCCACGGAGGAGGTCGCGGGGCGGCGCACGCCCGGTGCCCGGGCGGGTCCCCGAGTCCCGACCCTCCGCGTCCCGGCCCTCCGCGTCCCGGCCCTCCGCGACAGCGCCCGCGGAGTCCTGGGGAGCGAAGCTCTGGCTCTTCCCCAGCGCCGCCGGGCTCCGCAGCGCGCTGTCCAAGAGGCCCGAGGCGACACGCCAGATGTGCTGCACGCGCCGGCGCCTGGCGGTGCTGGAGCGCGGCGGGGCGGGCGTCGAGGTCCACCAGCTGCCGGCGGGGAGCGACGGCGCCAGGAAGCCGAAGTGCATtaagttagggaaaaaaatgaagatacattccatggaccaaggagaaGAGCACATGCTGGTTCTATCCTCAGATGGTAAACCATTTGAGTACAAGTATTGCATAGAACATGAAAGGTTTCAGTGcattttacaagaaaaaaatataattcagaTCACATGTGGAGATTATCATTCTCTTGCACTCTCAAAAGGTGGTGAGCTTTTTGCTTGGGGACAGAACTTAGATGGCCAGCTTGGAGTTGGAAGAATATTTGCCTCAACTTCCACACCGGAGATTGTGGAGAACCTCTCAGGAGTCCCCTTGGTTCAGATTTCTGCAGGAGAAGCCCACAGCATGGCCTTATCCATGTCCGGAAATGTTTACTCCTGGGGAAGAAATGATTGTGGACAGCTGGGCCTGGGCCACACCTACAATAAAGATTCTCCTTCCTGTATTGAAGCACTGGATGATCAGAAAGTTGAATTTCTTGCTTGTGGTGGCTCTCACACTGCCCTGCTCACAAAGAGTGGACTGGTATTTACTTTTGGTGATGGAAAGTATGGGCAACTCGGTCACAATTCAACACAGAATGAGTTAAGACCCTGTTTGGTAGCTGGGCTTGTTGGAAATAGAGTGACCCAGATAGCATGTGGAAGGCAGCACACACTTGCCTATGTTTCTGATATGGGAAAGGTCTTTTCTTTTGGTTCTGGAAAAGAAGGACAACTGGGAAACGGTGGGACATGTAATCAGCTGATGCCACGTCCCATGAAATTGCCGTCAAGTGAAGAACTCAAATCTGAAAGCAGCACATCAGTAAAGGAGTTAATAATGGTTGCTGGAGGGAATCAAAGCATTTTGATGTGGATGGAAAAAGAGAATTCCTATGTGAATCTGAGGAGGAAAATTCCTACCTTGAATGAAGGCACTGTAAAGAGATGGATTGCTGATGTGGGGACTAAACAGTGGCAAAATACAAAAAGGGAAATAAGAGAGATATTCTCATCTCCTGCGTGTCTGACTGGAAGTTTTTTAAGGGAaagaatagatggagaaatgataTCTATTCATTTGGACTTGAATGCAGCAAGGAATACCTTTAAGGAGTTAACCCAGAAGGACTGGATTACTAACACGATAACCTCATGTCTCAGGGATAATCTGCTCAAAAATCTTCCATTTAATTCTCCACACCAAGAAGCTTTGGaagttttcttccttctcccagaATGTCCTGTGATGCATGATAGTAACAACTGGGAGAGCCTGGTGGTTCCATTTGCAGAAGctgttaataaaatgaataaccagaTGTCAAGAGTTCTGGAGGAATATTGGGCATCTCTGAAAGAATCTCCTTTCATCAATCTGGTCCAGATGTTTAAAAGAGCCATCGTTGCTCAGCTGCATTATTGGACTGAAAGTTCTGAGAATAACAATCACATTAAAGCTCTCCTAGAAGTGTTGAAAAAGCTGTATAGGGTAAACCAGACTAAATGTCAACTGcctgaaaatatctttgaaataaatgaactCACACAGTGGCTTGATTTTTATGTAGATGCATATAGAAGGTCCTCCTGGAAAGTGGACTCAGACATTTCAGTAGACATCGAGTATCCTGTCATATTCAGTCGTTTTCCATTTATCTTTAATATTCTGTCGAAAATAAAACTACTGTATGCAGACTCACTTTTAAAAGTACAGGAGAAGAAATTTCAAGCTTGTATGAGGTTGGCTGGCATTGTGGACCAAGAAGGGTCTGCATTATCTTTACTGCCCACCTTTAATCTGATAGTCAGAAGGAGTCACTTGATTGAGGATGTTTTTAATCAGCTAAATCAGTTTGAAAATGAAGATCTGAGGAGGGAGTTAATGGTTTCATTTAGTGGAGAAATTGGATATGATTTTGGAGGAGTCAGGGCAGAGTTTTTCTATTGTCTCTTTCAAGAAATGATCCGGCCAGAATATGGAATGTTCACGTATCCTGAAGAGGCTTCCTACATGTGGTTTCCTGTCAGGCctaaatttgaaaagaagagtTATTTCTTCTTTGGACTTCTATGTGGACTTTCTCTATTCAATTGTAATGTTGCCGACATCCCTTTTCCGCTGGCTCTGTTTAAGAAACTTTTGGACCAAACGCCATCACTAGAAGACTTGAAAGAACTCAGTCCTGTTTTGGGAGAGAGTTTGCAGACACTTCTGGATGATGACGGCGATGACTTAGAAGAAGTATTTCACATCCATTTTAATGTGCATTGGGACAAAAATGATGTAGACTTAATTCCTGACGGAAGTCACATAATTGTTGACCAGACTAACAAGAGAGACTATGTTTCTaagtatgtcaattacatcttcAACATCTCTGTAAAGGCAGTTTATGAGGAGTTTCAAAGAGGATTTTACAAAGTGTGTGACAAGGAGATTATTGAATTTTTCCATCCCGAACAACTTAAGGATGTGATTATCGGAAATACAGATTACGACTGGGAAACATTTGAAAAGAACGCACATTATGAACATGGATACGACAGTTCACATCCCACCATAGTGATGTTTTGGAAAGCTTTACACAAATTGAccttggaggaaaagaaaaaattccttgTGTTTCTTACAGGAACTGACAGAATTCAAGTAAAAGGTGTAAAGaacatgaaaataacattttgctGTCCTGAGACTTTGAATGAGAAAGATCCCATAAGAGCACAGACATGTTTTAGTGTCCTCTACCTCCCTAAATATTCTACAATGGAAAGAGTAGAAGAAGCACTCCAAGTGGCCATCAATAACAGCAGAGGATTTGGCTGACCTACCTCACACTCTTTACCCCTtttgggaaatattttcaaaaataaaattaacttaaaacttaaaaaaaaaaaaaaaaaaaaaccaccttggAAACATTCAGTGTAATTCCATCTatttgttagttgctaagtcatgcctgactccttgtgactctatggaccatgGTATTCTCCATGgactctctgtccatggtattctccagacaaaaatactggagtgggtttccatgtccttctccaggaatcgaacttggaTCACTTACATCTACCTGTATTGgcgagtgggttctttaccactaacaccacctgggaaacctctgAATACTTCCTAACACTGTACaactaaatgaacaaataaataaactcaaaattgattaaaaacttaaatattagGCCAAGAACTATAAagttcttagaggaaaatataggcagtatATTTATTGACATAGATCTCAGCACGATTCTCTCTGACTCACCtcctagattaatggaaataaaaacacaaacaagcaaatgggacctaacaaAACTTGAAAGTTTTCCACAACAAGGAAAGCATATGCAAAAGGAAAGCACAGTCTTcagaatggaataaaataatagcaaataaaacaacttacaaagggttaatttccaaatgtacaagcagctcatgtaactcaataccagaaaaacataaaaatcaatcaaaacatgggcataTCAAAGAGACAATATacatggccaataaacacatgaaaagatgtctcAATATTACTCACTATTAGACAAACACAAAATAACAGTGAGATGCCACCTCgtaccagttagaatggccatc encodes:
- the LOC114112500 gene encoding E3 ISG15--protein ligase HERC5-like, translating into MEGRPRRRSRGGARPVPGRVPESRPSASRPSASRPSATAPAESWGAKLWLFPSAAGLRSALSKRPEATRQMCCTRRRLAVLERGGAGVEVHQLPAGSDGARKPKCIKLGKKMKIHSMDQGEEHMLVLSSDGKPFEYKYCIEHERFQCILQEKNIIQITCGDYHSLALSKGGELFAWGQNLDGQLGVGRIFASTSTPEIVENLSGVPLVQISAGEAHSMALSMSGNVYSWGRNDCGQLGLGHTYNKDSPSCIEALDDQKVEFLACGGSHTALLTKSGLVFTFGDGKYGQLGHNSTQNELRPCLVAGLVGNRVTQIACGRQHTLAYVSDMGKVFSFGSGKEGQLGNGGTCNQLMPRPMKLPSSEELKSESSTSVKELIMVAGGNQSILMWMEKENSYVNLRRKIPTLNEGTVKRWIADVGTKQWQNTKREIREIFSSPACLTGSFLRERIDGEMISIHLDLNAARNTFKELTQKDWITNTITSCLRDNLLKNLPFNSPHQEALEVFFLLPECPVMHDSNNWESLVVPFAEAVNKMNNQMSRVLEEYWASLKESPFINLVQMFKRAIVAQLHYWTESSENNNHIKALLEVLKKLYRVNQTKCQLPENIFEINELTQWLDFYVDAYRRSSWKVDSDISVDIEYPVIFSRFPFIFNILSKIKLLYADSLLKVQEKKFQACMRLAGIVDQEGSALSLLPTFNLIVRRSHLIEDVFNQLNQFENEDLRRELMVSFSGEIGYDFGGVRAEFFYCLFQEMIRPEYGMFTYPEEASYMWFPVRPKFEKKSYFFFGLLCGLSLFNCNVADIPFPLALFKKLLDQTPSLEDLKELSPVLGESLQTLLDDDGDDLEEVFHIHFNVHWDKNDVDLIPDGSHIIVDQTNKRDYVSKYVNYIFNISVKAVYEEFQRGFYKVCDKEIIEFFHPEQLKDVIIGNTDYDWETFEKNAHYEHGYDSSHPTIVMFWKALHKLTLEEKKKFLVFLTGTDRIQVKGVKNMKITFCCPETLNEKDPIRAQTCFSVLYLPKYSTMERVEEALQVAINNSRGFG